TTTAACAAGCCAcacttttttttagatatatatcCCAGCTGTGTATCTCAATAAATATGGtcttattctattttttaaaaatattttttaaaattatcatGCCTAACTGCACATAGTTTTGTAGAGTAGACTATTTATAAGCTACTTTTAATAACAGCACAGAACTTTTGCCCttactgtactgtatgttaCTCAGTTTTTACACAGATTCTATTTTGGTGTGAACTTAATTGTTTGAATTGTGTAACATTTTTACTGTGCCAACTTAATTTCCCTGGTGTTGGGCAGTAAAAAGATATTCTGCTCTATTTTGCTTCACAGGATCTGAGCTGGACACCCTCTCAGAAGATGACCTGATTAGAAAGTATTTTCATGATGGCTATAGTCATTCAGAAATTTTGGATTTCTTGGGAAATCTTCACAATGTTGAAATGAGCCTTCGCTCCTTAAagagcaaatgaaaaaaattatcacTCTTTAGACAAAGAAGTTACACACCGCCTCACTTGGTACGTGCTGCTATTGAAGAAGAGCTAAAGGCCAGGCCAGCATTATGGCTATCGCTTGATGTGGCAGACACTCCGACAGAAGTATTGTCTGACTGTCAGAAGAGACGATGTCATGGCATTGATGGCAGAACTTGACCCCTCAGGAGTACAACTGCGTGCAAGACGAAGATTTATAAGAAGAGTTTATAGTTCTTGTGGCCCAAACTATGTCTGGCATGCAGATGGTTATGACAAACTAAAGCCCTATGGCTTGGCAATAAGTGGTTGCATAGATGGGTATTCTCGGAAGGTGCTATGGTTAGTGTGTCAAGCCAGCAATAATGATCCTGGAGTCATTGCTCAAAACTATGTGCAATGTGTCTCAGAATTTGAGAAGATACCAATGCGCCTCCGCACAGACTGTGGCACTGAAAATGGAACAATGGTGGCAATGCATTGTACATTAAGGTCATCACACACTGATGATTTTGCTGGGGCTGCCAGCCATATGTATGGCTCCTCAACAGCCAACCAACGCATCGAAAGCTGGTGGtcatatttcagaaaacaaaggTGAGTTTGTCAAcagtttattgtaatttttgtataaatatcAAGTAGTAGACCTTGAAAAGGTGAATAAATTTAGTAGTCTTCTTGGAtaagcaaacatttcaaaattataATGCAACATTTTACTCAATTACCTCTACTTTGTCAGAAGAAATGAAGTACTTGCATATCTCTTAATGACCATTATGTTTTTGTGCTATATACAACTTAATTTTATAGTGTAACATTTGAAATGGATGAATCAGAAGCTCAACATTTAAAGTATAACAGTTGATGTCTGCTTACATTATATTTAACTTTGTAGGtcaacatatatttaaatattttcatgacATAGAAACTAGTcctatttttttctgctgataTAATTATCTTATAATTTTGGTTTATTGTAGATCTCAGTTCTGGATGGATCTCATGAACGATTTGAAGGAAAGACATCTCTTCAATGGAAGTCATGACCACACATGCCTTGTGCGGTTTGTCTTCATGGATATGCTACAGAGAGATCTTGATGAATGCAAGGACAGGTGGAATAAACATACCATAAGACCTGTTAAACAATCTTGCTGTCCATCTGGTAAACCAGATGTGATGTATCATCTACCTCACAggtaattttttgttgtttttgtcttcaacATCTGGTTAATTTAAAACCTCTTTGGGAactctaaaaaataatttgccaaaacaaaaataatgaacaatGTGTTAACAGTATGTCACTTTTTAttctaaacatttcagatgacaatttctaaaatgtaaatttaaatacaattaatcATTTAGACAGGTTACAACAATAGTCACAGCAGTAACAGTTTAgtgaagaaatgtaaatataactaaatgTTTACTGTGCTTCTTCTATTCCTAGGTTTGGTGGAACAGACTGTGGTTTCCCAGTCTCCCAGGAGCAATTGGGACAGTTTGTGACAGAGACTAACAACATTCAATGTGGAGATGAACACCTTCAGGCACATTTTGAGAACCTCCAGAGACAGTGTGGCCTAGCACATCCACAGAGTTGGGAATCATGTGTCGAAAACTatatcaaactgaaaaacatggCGGACTTATAAACAAACAAGAATCCAAATTTGAAGGTCGCACACAAACACTAAACAGTGTCATAACTGAACAGGTTTGACAAGTTAAATagttagcattttgttttgttgttatgCATTTGACCTTAATAAAGCCCAAACCCAGGGGAGTTTTGAATCCCAAAGTCCATGTCTTCTTTAAACTGATGATACGTCTTGGACATTGGTATTTTGATAGTGTTGGAGCAGGTGCTACTGACAGGAAAACGAGAAGTGGCCTGAAAGATCAGTTTTGGTGGTAGCAGAATTGAAGATGAGGTAGTGTGTTCAAGCCGGTGGCAAACATCAGGATGTCCTGGAGAGAGAGACCCGTTTTTTGTTCTAGAAAAGAAGCAATGAGTTTATGTATCAGATATTACAATAACACCAGAATATAGCAATAAATCTTAAAGTCCACCTTCTGTGTCAAGGAGAAAGTCTCTCCAGAATCCTAGCACTCTTGTTTCCTCATGTCGTCTGCTGCTACCCTTTTCACTGAGCTGAACCTCAAATATTTCCTCCAATATTTTGGATGTCAGCTGTTCCACTCTTGCACACATAAATGGCCTGAAGACGGAAGCATGCTGCTCCAAAGCATTCTGGAAGTTCAGTGTTGAAAGGCCATCCTTGAATCtataaaagtttgaaacagaaatcaCCTTAATTATTATCAAAAGAGCTGATATTTTTCAGTAACACAAAGAACATTAATATgtctaatctttttttattatttttatttagcataGGTAATATTGCTGATGCACTGTACACAGTGAATTAACCTACAGTAACGTTAATTTTCTCCAGTTAAGCCGTCCAATCAATAAGGCTCCTACTTATTTGGCTGCTGGGTGctgttgattgattgattcttgCACTATTGTACATTTGCTTGTATTAACTGCAACAAAATAGTAACTAAATTAGCatagttattttttaagttaaggAAGAGAAACATTACCTTTGAATAGAGAAATGGTTGCGGTAAATGATGTACCAATCAATGAACTCCTTTACAATTTTCAATTTGTCATCAACAGTCACAGGGAACTGCAAGCAGCCAGCAGTTTGCAAGATGCTTGCATGTCTTTCAACTGACTGGTGTAGTTCAGTCAATGTACCTGCACTGGATATCTATGGTAGAGAACAataaccaaaaacataaattaatatttatgaaatcaTTACTgatataaatttgttataaaagtattactgattgcACTTTAAAAATTAGGTAAGTTTATGTTATTAAAGATTAAGTTTAAACAGTAATGATTtattggttaatgtcaagttgtcataaagacattttgaataatgtcaactttgtattaaaagtgtcatattTTACCGAATGAcgctttatgacaacagtcataaatatccATGAAGGCttattcatgttcatgacaggtgttgtgtcatgtttatgaaagtgtcatgacagtcttattcaacacccttcaaataaagtgttaccaaaatatCCAGTGAGCAACAGTTCTGTGGCCGCAAATGCCTTGCTGATGCCAGAGTTCAGAGGAGAATGGCCAGAGAGATTTGAGCTCAGAACAGCAACAATAACTCAAGAAACCACTCGTTACAACCGAGTTATGGAGAAGAGCATCTGAacacacaacatgtcaaacctTAAGTCAGATGTGCTAtagcagcagaagaccacaccGGATGCCATTCCTGTCAGCTAAGAACAGGAAGCTGAGGCAACAATTCGCACAGGATCAACAAAATTGGACAATAGAAGATTGGAAAAACGTTGCCTGGTCTGATGAGTCTCAATTTCAGCAACGACATTTGGATGGGAGGGTCAGAATTTGGTGACAACATGAAAGTATGGATCCATCTGGCTTGTATCAACGTTTCCACGATTCAGGGTGGTGCTATGGAGTGCACTTTGGCCCATTGGTACCGATCAAACATCGTGTAAACGCCAAAGCCTACCTGAGTATTTTGCCAAGCAAAATACTTCATGACCACAGTGTTTTCATCTTCTGATGGCTAATTCCAGCACGTGAACTTGGCATGTCAGAAAGCATGAATCATCTCAGACTGGTTTCTTAAACATAATGAGTTCACTGAACTCGAATGGCCTCCACGGTCACCAGATGTCAATCCAATAGAAAacctttgggatgtggtggaagGAGAGATTTGCATCATGGATGTACTGCCAACAAATCTACAGCAACTATGTGATGCCATCATGTAAAGATGGACCAGACTATCTAAGGAATGTTTCCAGTATTTAGTTGAATCCATGCCACTACAGATTAAAGCAGTTCAGAAGGCAAATGGGTGTACAAACCGGTACTAACGAgatgtacctaataaagtggcttgTCTTTTTTATGCATATAGCATTCTCATAAGTGAAGGTAGCGTAGGTACTTGTTTGTGCTTTAATATGACAACATGTGCCTTTTAGAAAATATCAGATTTATTCTGCACAATAGAATCGtatcaaacacaaaatacaaatgaTCTTAATGTTACATGAAGTTATGGAAtaacaaaatttttgcttgattGTAACAACTTGTAAAGCCTCATCAATAATGCTATCCTACCTCAATCAAAGAAGCCCTCATGGTGTTGTCAGTGATGTCTTCTATCTTTCCTTCTGTATTTGTTGATGTTCCTGTGAGGTGCTGGTAGAGCTTCTCAGATAAGAATTGAGGACCTGGACCTCCATGAACGACAGAAGTGGCAATCATCCTCCCAACCATGAAATATTCATCATTTTTGGCTGCTGTATAGATTTTGCTCACATTAATTACACATTCACCAACAGCTGTCACATTCTTATGagaaaactctgaaatattGCCTTTAACGGCAATACCTTCACTGTCAAAAGTGATAAATTTCCTTTCTTCTG
This genomic stretch from Xiphophorus hellerii strain 12219 unplaced genomic scaffold, Xiphophorus_hellerii-4.1 PGA_scaffold_33__1_contigs__length_76059, whole genome shotgun sequence harbors:
- the LOC116716390 gene encoding G2/M phase-specific E3 ubiquitin-protein ligase-like — encoded protein: MVGRMIATSVVHGGPGPQFLSEKLYQHLTGTSTNTEGKIEDITDNTMRASLIEISSAGTLTELHQSVERHASILQTAGCLQFPVTVDDKLKIVKEFIDWYIIYRNHFSIQRFKDGLSTLNFQNALEQHASVFRPFMCARVEQLTSKILEEIFEVQLSEKGSSRRHEETRVLGFWRDFLLDTEEQKTGLSLQDILMFATGLNTLPHLQFCYHQN
- the LOC116716388 gene encoding uncharacterized protein LOC116716388 isoform X1 encodes the protein MWQTLRQKYCLTVRRDDVMALMAELDPSGVQLRARRRFIRRVYSSCGPNYVWHADGYDKLKPYGLAISGCIDGYSRKVLWLVCQASNNDPGVIAQNYVQCVSEFEKIPMRLRTDCGTENGTMVAMHCTLRSSHTDDFAGAASHMYGSSTANQRIESWWSYFRKQRSQFWMDLMNDLKERHLFNGSHDHTCLVRFVFMDMLQRDLDECKDRWNKHTIRPVKQSCCPSGKPDVMYHLPHRFGGTDCGFPVSQEQLGQFVTETNNIQCGDEHLQAHFENLQRQCGLAHPQSWESCVENYIKLKNMADL
- the LOC116716388 gene encoding uncharacterized protein LOC116716388 isoform X2 codes for the protein MWQTLRQKYCLTVRRDDVMALMAELDPSGVQLRARRRFIRRVYSSCGPNYVWHADGYDKLKPYGLAISGCIDGYSRKVLWLVCQASNNDPGVIAQNYVQCVSEFEKIPMRLRTDCGTENGTMVAMHCTLRSSHTDDFAGAASHMYGSSTANQRIESWWSYFRKQRSQFWMDLMNDLKERHLFNGSHDHTCLVRFVFMDMLQRDLDECKDRFGGTDCGFPVSQEQLGQFVTETNNIQCGDEHLQAHFENLQRQCGLAHPQSWESCVENYIKLKNMADL